DNA from Limnohabitans sp.:
CAGCGCCCCTGATGCCAACACGGAGGTCCAGGCACGCAAAAGGGAAGCCCTGATTGAATTGGCACGTCAGGCACAACCCCATGAGGGCCACAAGGCTCTTTGGGATACGCTGGATGTGAGTTACTTCATGCGCCATGATGCCTCGGACATCGCTTGGCACGCCCGCCAACTCTCGCGCCATGTCGCTGCGCCCGACTCGTCGCAAGGCTGCACCATTGTGCGGGCACGCCCCTCACCTGTGGGTGAAGGTTTACAGATTTTGGTCTTCACCCCGGACCAACCCGACTTGTTTGCGCGCATCTGTGGTCACTTTGACCAATCGGGCTTCAGCATTCTGGACGCCCGGATTCACACCACCCTCAACGGCTGGGCTTTGGATACCTTTCAGATCGTTACCCCGATGTTGCCAGAGCATTACCGCGAACTGATGACCATGGTGGAGTCAGGCTTGACCCAAGTTCTGGAAAAAAAAGGCCCATTGCTTCCCCCTTCTCGTGGCCGACTGTCCAGACGGGTCAAAAGTTTTCCGATCACCCCTCGTGTCAGTCTCAGTCCGGATGACACGGCTCAAAAATGGCTGCTGAGTATTTCTGCCAGCGACCGCATTGGTTTGCTTTACAGCATTGCCATGGTGCTGGCCAAACACAGGGTGCACCTTCACTTGGCCAAAATCAGCACGCTCGGCGAGCGGGTTGAAGACAATTTCCTCATCAGCGGGCCAGCACTTCAGCACAACCGGGCACAAATCGAAATTGAAACCGAGATATTGCAAGCCCTGCAGCCCTCCTGAATGACCTTCACCGTTCATGAATCCGTCAATCCCCAAGTCTTCTCATCTTTTGACCACTGATCCTTTTGCAGCCGACCGCGATAGCCCGCCAGGACATCCGGAAAACACGGGCGATTACAAAAAAGCCTTGGCTTGTTTTGGTACCGGGGTCACTGTGATCACGACCCATCATGGCTGGCAGGACGTGGGCATGACCTGCAACTCGTTCAGCTCGGTCTCTCTCAATCCGCCTCTTGTGTTGTGGAGCATTCGCAAAGCGGCCAGCAGCCTGATTGCTTTCACCGAATCCCATGGATTCATGGTCAATGTACTGGCACACGACCAACAAGCGTTGGCAGTCCAATTTGCCAGCGGCAACATGACTGACCGTTTTATGGGCGTACCAGCCGAGCGGCACCACAGCGATCGGCTTCGGCTGACAGGCACTGTGGCCTGGTTTGACTGCGATTTACACCAGTTGGTTGACGCAGGCGATCATTTGATCGTGCTGGGCAAGGTTCGCGATTATGACTGGAACAACACGCCTGCTCTGATGTACAGGGCCAGTCAATTTGGCCAATTCAGTCCTTTCCAGTCCCTTGAATGATGCTAGGCCAGTGCTACCCTGAGTCATAACGGGTCAATCAAACAGGTGTGGCTGCATCAACTCTTGCGACGAGGTGGCAAACCGGTGTGTTGGGTGAGCAATTGGCCCTTTCGGGGCTGACCCAGGCGCTTGGGAGCGGTGGACAGTGCCACCGATGATTTTTCGCCAGCACCTGTACTGTTTTTGCGCCGGGCACTTTGGTAGCCGTCTTCGGCCAACGGCTGCCAGTTCGGAATCAAATGGTGTTTGCCGTTGCCAATCAAATCCGACCGGCCCATGGCCTTGAGCGCTTCGCGCAGCAGGGGCCAGTTGTTGGCGTCGTGGTAGCGCAAAAACGCTTTGTGCAGGCGGCGGCGCTTG
Protein-coding regions in this window:
- a CDS encoding flavin reductase family protein, coding for MNPSIPKSSHLLTTDPFAADRDSPPGHPENTGDYKKALACFGTGVTVITTHHGWQDVGMTCNSFSSVSLNPPLVLWSIRKAASSLIAFTESHGFMVNVLAHDQQALAVQFASGNMTDRFMGVPAERHHSDRLRLTGTVAWFDCDLHQLVDAGDHLIVLGKVRDYDWNNTPALMYRASQFGQFSPFQSLE